One segment of Brassica napus cultivar Da-Ae chromosome C3, Da-Ae, whole genome shotgun sequence DNA contains the following:
- the LOC106378070 gene encoding glutathione S-transferase T3-like: MTILSVLKASPPDWRFSQVSGECSTGEEVHEGFLGPKLLLLCFREEFGDSKITVFQLSTEAPAPVSSRSNYYFRLSVSNDPVVSNEQKAGAFWSRIAAYFAASPKVERGEKREAVQCKQRWQKMNDLFCKFCGFYAAATRHKTSGQNEADTVKLAHEIFYNDHKIKFNLHHAWEELRNDQKWCEVASSKIDGTSKKRKCDDEAQSESSQAMSNLGDQPTKRPPGVKAAKGASGKRSIAGDQAASEFQTMWSITEKDMAAKERLSKMGLLESLISKKEPLSEYEEALRRS, encoded by the exons ATGACGATTCTCTCGGTCCTCAAGGCGTCTCCTCCGGATTGGAGATTCTCTCAGGTTTCTGGTGAATGCAGCACTGGTGAAGAAGTTCATGAAG GCTTCTTG GGACCGAAGCTCCTCCTCCTGTGTTTTCGAGAAGAGTTTGGAGATAGCAAGATCACAGTCTTTCAGCTCTCGACTGAAGCTCCTGCTCCTGTTTCTTCGAGAAGCAACTACTACTTCCGACTATCGGTGAG CAATGACCCTGTGGTCAGCAATGAGCAGAAAGCAGGTGCTTTCTGGAGCCGCATTGCGGCTTACTTTGCAGCCAGTCCAAAGGTGGAAAGAGGTGAAAAGCGAGAGGCAGTTCAGTGTAAGCAAAGATGGCAGAAGATGAACGATCTTTTCTGTAAGTTTTGTGGATTCTATGCGGCTGCAACAAGACATAAAACAAGTGGTCAAAATGAGGCTGATACTGTGAAACTGGCACACGAAATCTTCTACAACGATCATAAGATCAAATTTAACCTTCACCATGCTTGGGAGGAGCTGAGGAATGACCAGAAATGGTGTGAAGTTGCTAGTAGCAAGATTGATGGAACCAGTAAGAAGAGAAAGTGTGATGATGAAGCTCAATCAGAAAGCTCTCAAGCAATGTCCAATCTCGGTGATCAACCAACCAAACGGCCTCCTGGTGTTAAGGCGGCGAAAGGAGCCTCTGGTAAGAGAAGCATCGCAGGTGACCAGGCTGCCTCTGAGTTTCAGACCATGTGGTCTATTACAGAGAAAGACATGGCTGCGAAAGAGAGACTTTCGAAGATGGGGTTGCTTGAGAGTCTCATATCCAAGAAAGAGCCACTTTCTGAATACGAGGAAGCGCTAAGAAGAAGCTAA
- the LOC106381233 gene encoding uncharacterized protein LOC106381233 isoform X4 yields the protein MKRNLWLIALFLVLSFVISSYAASTHPYQIRKL from the exons atgaagAGAAATTTGTGGTTGATTGCTTTGTTTCTGGTTCTCTCTTTCGTGATTTCATCTTATGCAGCTTCAACTCATCCATACCAGATCCGCAAACTTT AG
- the LOC106381233 gene encoding uncharacterized protein LOC106381233 isoform X3 — protein sequence MKRNLWLIALFLVLSFVISSYAASTHPYQIRKLLDYPKQNFDPPIGAYGSTSPTGPQCC from the exons atgaagAGAAATTTGTGGTTGATTGCTTTGTTTCTGGTTCTCTCTTTCGTGATTTCATCTTATGCAGCTTCAACTCATCCATACCAGATCCGCAAACTTT TGGATTATCCAAAACAAAACTTCGATCCCCCAATAGGCGCATACGGTAGTACCTCACCAACCGGACCCCAATGTTGTTAG
- the LOC106381233 gene encoding uncharacterized protein LOC106381233 isoform X1, with protein MLDDEKVEVLKPREKWTTAEKNASSYNSKAQTAIYNAIDVSYFKLISQCVSAQKAWKTLENMFEGTINVKRTKLDMLASRFENPRMDEEETVAHFSAKLCDISNECFALGKQCKDKKLVKKLKRSLPLKFESKISAIEEAHNLDEMAFDEFVGILQDFELSKAYGDQDNEKDKDKKKEDPYGVALKVSSSEDPMAMLSRNLAEYLKQQRDKRENGKRGDLRRPPSKL; from the coding sequence atgcttgatgatgagaagGTTGAAGTTCTTAAGCCGAGAGAGAAGTGGACTACTGCGGAGAAGAATGCTTCAAGCTACAATTCTAAGGCGCAGACGGCGATCTATAATGCTATTGATGTGAGCTACTTCAAACTGATTTCTCAATGTGTGTCAGCTCAGAAGGCGTGGAAGACATTAGAGAACATGTTTGAAGGTACTATAAATGTCAAGCGAACTAAGCTGGATATGCTAGCATCTAGATTTGAGAATCCAAGGATGGATGAAGAAGAAACTGTGGCTCATTTTAGTGCCAAGTTGTGTGACATATCTAATGAGTGTTTTGCGCTTGGGAAGCAGTGCAAGGACAAGAAGCTGGTAAAGAAGCTGAAGAGGTCGTTGCCGCTGAAGTTTGAGTCGAAGATTTCTGCCATAGAAGAAGCTCATAATCTGGATGAGATGGCTTTTGATGAATTTGTAGGGATTCTTCAAGATTTTGAGTTGAGCAAGGCATATGGAGATCAAGATAATGAGAAGGATAAGgataagaagaaagaagatcctTATGGTGTTGCTTTGAAAGTTTCATCTTCTGAGGATCCTATGGCGATGCTGTCAAGAAACCTTGCTGAGTATCTGAAGCAACAAAGAGACAAAAGGGAAAATGGAAAAAGAGGTGATTTAAGAAGACCACCATCAAAGTTATGA
- the LOC106381233 gene encoding uncharacterized protein LOC106381233 isoform X2 has protein sequence MKRNLWLIALFLVLSFVISSYAASTHPYQIRKLYKSMEIFIHCACFNHCNCSQWIIQNKTSIPQ, from the exons atgaagAGAAATTTGTGGTTGATTGCTTTGTTTCTGGTTCTCTCTTTCGTGATTTCATCTTATGCAGCTTCAACTCATCCATACCAGATCCGCAAACTTT acAAATCTATGGAGATATTCATCCACTGCGCTTGCTTTAACCATTGTAACTGCTCACAGTGGATTATCCAAAACAAAACTTCGATCCCCCAATAG